The following proteins come from a genomic window of Candidatus Binatus sp.:
- a CDS encoding ABC transporter ATP-binding protein: protein MDEKYAIDFEHVTRIYKRDEFEVRALDDVTVQIPAGRFVAIMGPSGSGKTTMLNLIAGIDHATGGRVAVGGEEITGMKERELAGWRARHIGLVFQFYNLIPVLTAFENVELPLLLTHLSKAERREHVETALRVVGLADRMDHYPRQLSGGQEQRVAIARAIVADPTIIVADEPTGDLDAKSAEEILGLLVDMNRQFQKTIVMVTHDPRAERYVDTVYRLDKGVLAGVEPGKRGASAEAAARA, encoded by the coding sequence ATGGACGAAAAGTATGCAATTGACTTCGAACACGTGACCCGAATCTACAAGCGCGACGAGTTCGAGGTCCGTGCGCTCGACGACGTGACCGTGCAGATCCCGGCCGGACGCTTCGTGGCGATCATGGGGCCGTCGGGATCGGGCAAGACCACGATGCTCAACCTGATCGCGGGAATCGATCACGCCACTGGCGGACGAGTGGCGGTCGGCGGCGAGGAAATCACCGGCATGAAGGAGCGCGAGCTGGCGGGCTGGCGCGCGCGCCATATCGGGCTGGTGTTCCAGTTTTACAATTTGATTCCGGTGCTGACCGCGTTCGAGAACGTCGAATTGCCGCTGCTGCTGACGCATCTCAGCAAGGCCGAGCGCCGCGAGCATGTCGAGACGGCGCTTAGGGTGGTGGGACTGGCGGACCGGATGGACCATTATCCGCGCCAGTTGTCGGGCGGGCAGGAGCAGCGCGTCGCGATTGCGCGCGCGATCGTCGCCGATCCCACGATCATCGTCGCCGACGAGCCCACCGGCGATCTCGACGCGAAGTCGGCCGAGGAAATCCTGGGCTTGCTGGTCGATATGAATCGCCAGTTCCAGAAAACGATCGTGATGGTCACGCACGATCCCCGCGCCGAGCGCTACGTCGATACCGTCTATCGGCTCGAC